The DNA region CCGCAGTAGGGGCAGATACGCTCCTTCTTGATATCCTTCTCGCCAATGGTTTCGGCAGAGTAGGGATCGTCTTCAAGTGCGGAGAAGCGTTCGATCTCTTCTTTGTCGAGAAGAAGCCGGCCGCAGTCACGGCAGGTGACACGGAGAAGTTTTCTGATCAGGCGGGTGTATCCGACATGGATGACCGGTTTTGCGAGATCGATGTGACCGAAGTGGCCCGGACAGTCGCCCTGCTTCTGACCGCAGGTCTTGCAGCGAAGTCCCGGATCGATAACACCGAGACTCGGGTCCATGAGACCTTTCGGGTAGGGGAATCCGTCGTCGTCGTAGGTGTCCGGCCAGATGACCTTACAGACACTCATGTCGCGGATCGCTTTCGGGGAAAGGATACCGAACTCGATCTTGCCGATTCTCTTTGGCGAGGTCATACCATATCCTCCAGTCTCAGTCTGGGAGCTATACCCATACTCTTCATCTCATCAAGGAGAAGTTTGAATGCGTAACTCATTTCGACTTCATAAATATCTGTTTCTGCGCCGCAGGCGAGACAGCGGGTCATCTTCTGCTTGGCATCATACATGGCGACCATTCCGCAGCGTGCGCAGACGTACTGCTTTACTGCATCGGATTCGTCAAGGAGACGCTCTTTGAGAGCCATTGCGGCACCGTGACCGATCATCACATCACGTTCCATTTCACCGAAACGAAGACCTCCCTCACGGGCACGTCCTTCGGTCGGCTGACGGGTAAGGACCTGGACCGGACCTCTGGACCGTGCATGCATCTTGGTAGATACCATGTGGTAGAGTTTCTGGTAGTAGATAACACCGATGTAAATGTCGGCCTGGAATCTGCGGCCGGTGATACCGTCGTACATGACTTCACGGCCGGTGTGGGCGAATCCTGCCTCGGCAAGCTGGTGTCGTAAGACCTGCTCACGGGTGAGGGTGCTCGACTTCACGTCTTTGCCGATCTCTTTGTCGTTTAAGAGACGGTTCTGTGCGAAGGACGAGTCGAAGATCTTCTCGACCTGGGTCTTTCGGAAGGAAGTTGCATTCACGCGGGAACCTTCGAGTGCTCCGGCTTTGCCGCCGATCATCTCGAGCATATGACCGATGGTCATACGGGACGGGACTGCGTGCGGGTTGATGACGAGATCGGGCGCGATACCTGCAGCGGTGAAAGGCATGTTTTCCTGCGGAGTGATAAGACCGCAGACACCTTTCTGACCGTGACGGGATGCGAACTTGTCGCCGATCTCCGGGATACGGAGATCACGTGTTCTGACTTTGACGAGGCGGGAGGAGTTCTCGGACTCGGTGATGATGACGGTGTCTACAATACCGGTCTCGTTACTTCTCATCGTGATGGACGTGTCGCGGCGTTTTTCAACGGCGATGAGTTCTCCGGTCGGTTCCTCGAGGAAACGCGGCGGAGAGGTCTTGCCGATGAGAACATCCTTTTCATTGACGACGGTCTCGGGGTTGATGATTCCATCAACATCGAGGTTTGCGTAGGAACCGATTCCATGGGAACCCTGGACATCCTCTTCGGGCAGCTCGATCCTGTCGACCTGTCCTCCGGGATATCTGCGTTCCTCTCCTTCATAGGTTCTGAAGAAGTGGGAACGGCCTACTCCGCGTTCGACCGAGGCTTTGTTGAAGATGAGTGCATCTTCAATATTGTATCCTTCGTAGGAGATGATGGCCACACAGAAGTTCTGACCCTGCGGGCGGTTGTCGGAACCGATAAGTTCGGCTGCCTGCGTGTGCACCATCGGGACCTGGGCGTAGTGAAGCATATGACCGCGGGTATCGGGCCTAAGCTTCATGTTTGCCTGGGCAAAACCCAGTGCCTGTTTGATCATACCCGCACCCATCGTAACACGCGGCGATGCGTTGTGTTCCGGGAACGGAACGTGTGCTGCTCCTATACCGAGGATAAGGGACGGATCGATCTCAAGGTGGGTGTGTTCTGGAGTCAGATCGGATTCCTGCACCGCGATAAAGAGGTCATCCTCCTCTTCCGCATCGATGAACTCGATCTTACCCTGAGATACCAGTGCCATAAAGTCTTCAGCACCGGATCTGACGATCTCGATATCTTCGGGGGTGACTGCCGGGACGCCGTTTTCGACGACGATCAGGGGTCTGCGGGCCCGTCCGCGGTCGGTATTGATGACGATCTCGTTACTGTAATCTTTGTATGAAATATTGACTTCGGTCGAGACGTGCCCCGATCTGCGCATCTGTCTGAAGTTTCTGGTGAAGCCGTAGGCATCGTCGACTTTGCCAATCAAAGCACCGTCCACGAATACACGTGCCATTTTCTTTTCCATTTTATTCGCTCCTGATCGGCTGGATCTTCATGCCCTGTATTACACGGAGGACCTCGTCCTCATCGGTTCCTTTACTGATCTCGACAAGCTGGGCAAAGTTCTTCACTAAACCGCAGTTTGGTCCTTCCGGAGTTTCGGACGGACAGATGCGCCCCCACTGGGTTGGGTGCAGATCACGGGCCTCGAAGTGGGGCTGGGATCTGGACAGCGGAGAGATAACTCTTCGCAGGTGGGAAATGACCGACATGTGGTCGACGCGGTCCATAAGCTGGGAGACACCAGTCCTTCCGCCGACCCAGTTTCCGGTTGCAAGCGGGTGAATCAGGCGTTCGGTCAAGACATCCGCACGGACGACGGTTCCGATCGCGAGTTCTCTGTGTCTCATGCTCGCGCGTTCAAGCTGATACTTGACATCGCGGGTAAGTCTGTTTAACGAGATACGGAACAGATCCTCCATCAGGTCACCTGCAAGTTTCAGGCGCTTGTTGGAGTAGTGATCTTTGTCGTCGATTCTCCTCTTGTTGAGTGCGAGGTCGAAACATGCCTCTGCCATTCTGCCGAGGAATTCGGCTTTGGCGATCCGGACATCCTTTGCATACACTTCGTAGCCTTCGTCTCCGGGTTTTAAGGAGCCGGGGATGGCGTAGTTTAAGTGCGGGAGAAGGTAGCTGTCCAAAACGAACTCGGCGCGTTTTCTCTGGTAATCCTTGGTCTGGTTGGGCGCAAGCTTCTTACCGACATACATGACACCCTCCTCGACGGTGGCGCATTCGCTTTCTTCGAGGTTCTGCATCATGTAGGTGAGGACGTCTTCTGAGAGGGAGACGGCCGATACGATCTCTTCATCGGACTCGAGACCAAGCGCACGCATGAGGTCCGCAAACCGCAGGTGGCCGGCAACGCTCGGGAAGGAGACGTCGAGGAGGTTCTTCTTGTTCTTCTCGACAACGACGAGAGCGCGGTAGCCGCGGAACTGGGAGAACACTTTGGATACATGGATCTGCTCGTTGTATCTCTCGGTGAACTCGGTCATGATCTTGTTGCTGGCAAGATCTTCGAGCGTCATTAATACACGCTCGGTTCCGTTGACGATGAAGTATCCTCCGGGATCGCTCGGATCCTCGCCCTGCTCGGTTCTCTCTTCCTGGGACAGACCGCAGAGGTTACAGACCTGACTGCCGATCATGACCGGGAGCTGACCGATGGTCGTTTCCTGGACCGGATAGACTTTGTCTCCCTGGTGGAGGGTCATTTCAAGGATCATCGGGGCCGCATAGGAAAGGTTTCTTAGGCGGGCTTCGGCCGGATAGAGCTTGCTCTGCGAACCGTCTGCTTCCCTGACGATGGGTTTTTCAACACGGATTTTTCCCAGTTCGACCCACACGGCCTCCTGGTTCTTTCCTCTGTTGACGATTTCGGTCTCGACGATACGCTGTTCGTCTACGACTTTCTGGAGGTTAAACTGGACAAAATTGTTATAGGAGTCCAGCTGGTGGCGTGCAACGTGTTCCTGGGAAAAGTACGCGCCTGATAATACACTTCTGTCGATCATGATTTCTGCCTCCGGTTATTTTTTCGGCCTTCTAACGACAAGGCGGTAGGATGTGGCTTCGCCTGCTGTCTGGCTCTTTCTTACGATCATAATGACGTTTCCGGGTTTTGCGCCGCAGGCTTTTACAGCCGGGTCATCATGATAGATTTTTGGAAGGTGATCTTCCGTGATGTCGAAGGTTGTGAGAAGATTTTTGACGTCTTCGTCAGTCATGATCTGATGGTCGGGGACCATCTCATGCAGTAATACATTGAGTCTTGTCATGTAGCTCCTAATCAGATTCGTGTGAATACGGGGTCTTGCTGCTGATTCTTTCAGGTAGCTGGTTCAATTTTTAAAAGTCTGGTTCTTTGGCTTGTGAATGGCCCAATGGGAATACATTCGCCGGTGGTGTGTGATGGATGATATACACGCATCGAATAAAATGAGATAAGGCATGCTATAAGCATTTTTCCTTGTCAAAAAACCCGAAGGCGTGAAGCGGGCCAGGAGGGAGTTGAACCCCCGACCTGCGGATTAAAAGTCCGACGATCTGCCTGACTGATCTACTGGCCCTTGTGTTTCATCTAGGAAACAGCGGTAATAGAATGATGTCCGCACATATAAAGCTGACTATTTGCATCATCCATGCCCTGTTCGAACGATGGAACTGTTTTATTACTTACAAATAGAACAGTATTCTACTTAAATTATGGCAGATATGGATATGTTCCCACGGACCCAGCGGATTCTGGTGAAAGGATGCAGCCTGGTGACGATCGCAATATACGTCCTTATTGCAGCTCTTTTGATAATTACAGCCATTCTCGGAACGATCGAGACCCTTGGTCTGATCCGTATTGCGCTGGAAAGCCCCACGCAAGGATCCCTCACGAACGTGCTGCAGGGCATTCTTCTGATCATCGTTATCGCGACCTTAATCGATATGGTCCAGTCGTATGTGCGGGCAGGGCGCGTACTGATCAGACCGATTCTGATAGCGGGCGTCACGACGATGGTAAGAAGACTTCTGGTAACCGATCTGACGTTTATCGATATCATCGGGACGACGATCGTGATCCTCGGCCTTACGGTCGCCATGATCTATCTCGGGCGTGAGGATCGGGATGTTGCCACCTTTTTGACAGCAAAAGATGGGAAAAACGAGAAGGAAGAAAGCCTGGAGTAATCCCCCTCAAATTTTCAAATTATTCTTTTTTTCATTAAAAAAATCCGAAATTCAAACATAAGTATCAACTTATTTTTGGTGTGTTATATTAAGCTTTATTATCGTACCGGTTCCTTAAGTATGATACTGTGACGATGAAAGAATCCAGCAATATCCTTACTGAAGGACCGGTCGGAAAAGCCCTTTTGATAGTGGCGCTTCCGATTATCATCAGTAATCTTCTTCAAAGCGTGCTGGAAGTCGTGGACATGTATTTCATCGGGAAACTGGGGGATGTGTCCATCGCGGGCGGGACCATGAGCATTATGGTTTTAATGGTCCTGACCACGGTGATTTTCGGCATCGTGACGGCCACTGCCGCATTTGTTTCACGAGCCTACGGCTCGGAGAAGTTTGAACGTATTCAGGTCATCCTGCTTCATTCCCTGTATCTGGCGCTTGGGTTTTCCGCGATCCTTGCAGTGATAGGTTTGTTCTTTTCGGAGAATCTGCTTTTGCTGATGGGAGCGTATCCCGATGTCGCGGCAGAGGGGGCGAGGTTCCTTACGCCGATGCTTATGGGCCTCTTTGTAATGGTGATCCTGATTACGCTGACGACGGTGTTCCAAAGTACGGGAGATTCAAGAACACCCATGTATGTGATGCTTGGGGTCAATGTAGTGAATATTATCCTGAACCCGACCCTGATTATGGGTCTTGGGGGCCTGCCGGCATGCGGGATCGCCGGTTCGGCGTATGCGTCGCTTCTCTCAAGAGCGATAGGCGTGATGCTTCTGATCGGCGTGATGTATCTTCTGCCGTCGAAGAAGAACAGTCCTATCAAGTTCCCGAAGAAGTGGACGTTCGAGCCGAAGCTGATCAAGGACATCGTCGTGATCGCGATACCGTCAGCAATCCAGAGCGGTATTCGAAGCGTGGCGTTCCTCTCGATGACGACGATCATCGCCGTGTACGGGACGGCCGCGGTGGCGGCATACGGTATCTGCCTCAGGCTGGATATGATGGGCCTGATCATCGTGATGGGACTTTGTACGGGGGTCGCCGTGATGGTGGGTCAGAATCTCGGAGCGGGAAAAGTCGAGCGGGCGGTAAAAACGGTCAGGTATGCCGCGACAGCCAATGCGGTATTCATGATCGGTGTTGCGGCACTGTATCTGGTCTTTGCGACGGAGTTCCTGAAGTTCTTCGGAGCGACCGGAGAATCGCTTGCCGACGGGACGATGTTTATGCAGATCGTGCCGCTGTCCTACTTCCTCGTGGCGATCGCCATGACCATGGGTTTTGCAATGAACGGCGCCGGCATGACGCGGCCGGGGATGTACTCGGCGATCGCCGGCCAGCTAATCGTGCAGGTCGGTCTTGCCGCGTTCTTCGCCTTCAGCGGGTATTCTATCCAGTATATCTGGTATGCCGTCGTGTGCGGAACGGTCGTGATGTTCTGTTTCGATCTGTTCTTCTATATGCGCGGAGGCTGGAAGACGAAGAAGCTGAGAATCGACAGCGACGAAACGCCTGCAGAAAACTGAAAAACGATCGGGGTGCAGAATGCTGCACGGCCCGGTGAACCTTTTTTTAATAGGACTTACGCGGTGTTGTGATCTTGACCGAGATAAACTGACGTACGAGATGCACTTCGATTTCGTGTACGGCATTAATGTGGACGCAAGAGAAAAACCAACCGCGAATCTCCGCGAATTAACGCGAATCGCATTTTCCTTACGTTCGGGTGCTCTGCTTCGGCTTATCGCCTACGCAGGAATCGCACCCTCTCTTGAAAAATGCTATCGGAAAAACCCGCATGCGGGTTTTTCTGTTGTTTCATTATTTTTTCGATTATATGCATAGAGAAGTTTTACGAAGAGAAAAACCGGCACGCCGGTTTTTCCCCAGCATTTTTTCCAGACGGCGTGAGATTCCTGCGTAGGCGATCAGCCGGAGCAGAGCACGAAGGCGCAAGAAAAATGCGATTCGCGTTAATTCGCGGAGATTCGCGGTTAAATAATCTCTTGTCTCCACACCCTGTAATTCCCTTCCCGAATTGGATTGAGGATAACACCTCGTAAATCCTATTTAAATCAATAACGATTTTTGATCGGATTATGTTCTCAGAAACATCCCGGCCAACCGCGATTTCGAGAGAACGATCGTCGTAGGGCGACCGTGAGGGCAGGTGTACGGGGATTTTGTCGCCATAAGCTGGCGTAAGAGACGCTGCATCTGTTCGATCGTCAGCGGCGTGTTCCCCTTCACAACAGCACGGCACGCAGCGGTCTTCAGCACCCGATCAAGGACCTCGTCGGTGTTCCCCACCCCGTCCAGCGCCGCGTCCAGGATCGCATGGATGGTGTCCGGGTCGCCGAGCGTTGAGGAGACGACGGGGACGGAGCGGACCATCCAGACGTCTTTTCCAAACGGTTCTAGAAGGTATCCCGCGGCGGCGAGGACATCCAGCAAATCGGGAAGGGCGGCGGTCTCCTTTTTCGAGAGAGTGATCGGCTGGGGGACGATCAGTTCCTGCCCGGCCTCCGCTGACGAGGAGCGGGCGAGCAGCTGATCGTACATGATCCGCTCGTGGGCCGCATGCTGATCCACGACGATAAGGTCGCCGGATTCATTCTTCGCAAGAATGTAGGTGTCCCCGATCTGCCCGAGGACTTCCGGGACGAACAGATCGGTCTCCGGCAGATCCGCAGACTCGGTCCGCCGAAGCTGCTTCTCCGTCTGTTTGAGAGGGGCCTGTCTTGCCTCATGCATCTCCTGCTTCCCGGCATATACAGGCACCGGCTCGCCGACGATCTCTACCGGAAGGGTCGTGATAGTCTCGCGGGCGAGGGTAGGCATGGGGGCGGTGGAAAAGACCCGCTCTTCATGCAGCGATGTATAGACCGCATCCTGAACGCACCGCATCACTTCCCTCTCGCGGGAGAGGCGGACCTCCCGCTTTGTCGGATGCACGTTCACATCCACGTCCCGGGGATCGAGGACGATATCAAGAAACGCCGCAGGGTACATGCCCTTTGGCAGAAGCGTGCCGTATCCTTCGCGGATCGCCCACTGCAGCTGGCGGGACGTCACCTGCCGGCCGTTTATCGAGAGATAAAACCGCGTCTGGGTCGTCTTCATCTCCGAGCCGGGACGCGTGATCCAGCCGTCGATTTTCACCGGCCCGAAACTGCCGGAGACCGGGGTCAGCTCTTTGGAAAAGGTGGAGCCGAACACCGCGGCGATCACGTCCGGATACGAGCCTGTCCCAAAGGTCTGGAACCGCTCTTTGCCGTTGTACAGCAGAACAAACGAGATGTTCCTGTTCGAAAGGGCGATCCGCTCGACCATGTCGTAGACGTGGGACAACTCCGTTGGAACGGACTTCTGGAACTTGCGCCGGGCGGGAGTGTTGTAAAAGAGAGCGTCGATAAGAACGCTCGTTCCTTCCGGCGCACCAACAGCCGAGTGAGAGATCAGCTCGCCGCCGTGGATCACCACGCGGGCCGCTTCGGGCGAAGGGGAGCCGCGTTCCTTTGTCGTGAAGGTCACCTTCGAGATCGCCGCGATGCTTGCAAGAGCCTCGCCGCGGAACCCGAGCGTGGTGATCCCATCGAGATCCTCAGGGCGGGATATCTTGCTTGTTGCGTGCTGGCGGAATGCCAGAAGAGCGTCGTCGAAG from Methanocorpusculum labreanum Z includes:
- a CDS encoding DNA-directed RNA polymerase subunit B'', with the protein product MIDRSVLSGAYFSQEHVARHQLDSYNNFVQFNLQKVVDEQRIVETEIVNRGKNQEAVWVELGKIRVEKPIVREADGSQSKLYPAEARLRNLSYAAPMILEMTLHQGDKVYPVQETTIGQLPVMIGSQVCNLCGLSQEERTEQGEDPSDPGGYFIVNGTERVLMTLEDLASNKIMTEFTERYNEQIHVSKVFSQFRGYRALVVVEKNKKNLLDVSFPSVAGHLRFADLMRALGLESDEEIVSAVSLSEDVLTYMMQNLEESECATVEEGVMYVGKKLAPNQTKDYQRKRAEFVLDSYLLPHLNYAIPGSLKPGDEGYEVYAKDVRIAKAEFLGRMAEACFDLALNKRRIDDKDHYSNKRLKLAGDLMEDLFRISLNRLTRDVKYQLERASMRHRELAIGTVVRADVLTERLIHPLATGNWVGGRTGVSQLMDRVDHMSVISHLRRVISPLSRSQPHFEARDLHPTQWGRICPSETPEGPNCGLVKNFAQLVEISKGTDEDEVLRVIQGMKIQPIRSE
- a CDS encoding MATE family efflux transporter, encoding MKESSNILTEGPVGKALLIVALPIIISNLLQSVLEVVDMYFIGKLGDVSIAGGTMSIMVLMVLTTVIFGIVTATAAFVSRAYGSEKFERIQVILLHSLYLALGFSAILAVIGLFFSENLLLLMGAYPDVAAEGARFLTPMLMGLFVMVILITLTTVFQSTGDSRTPMYVMLGVNVVNIILNPTLIMGLGGLPACGIAGSAYASLLSRAIGVMLLIGVMYLLPSKKNSPIKFPKKWTFEPKLIKDIVVIAIPSAIQSGIRSVAFLSMTTIIAVYGTAAVAAYGICLRLDMMGLIIVMGLCTGVAVMVGQNLGAGKVERAVKTVRYAATANAVFMIGVAALYLVFATEFLKFFGATGESLADGTMFMQIVPLSYFLVAIAMTMGFAMNGAGMTRPGMYSAIAGQLIVQVGLAAFFAFSGYSIQYIWYAVVCGTVVMFCFDLFFYMRGGWKTKKLRIDSDETPAEN
- the mutL gene encoding DNA mismatch repair endonuclease MutL, which gives rise to MSRVKILDEETISHIAAGEVVERAASVVKELVENAVDADAQIIRIGISADKTGITKISVTDDGIGMDFDDALLAFRQHATSKISRPEDLDGITTLGFRGEALASIAAISKVTFTTKERGSPSPEAARVVIHGGELISHSAVGAPEGTSVLIDALFYNTPARRKFQKSVPTELSHVYDMVERIALSNRNISFVLLYNGKERFQTFGTGSYPDVIAAVFGSTFSKELTPVSGSFGPVKIDGWITRPGSEMKTTQTRFYLSINGRQVTSRQLQWAIREGYGTLLPKGMYPAAFLDIVLDPRDVDVNVHPTKREVRLSREREVMRCVQDAVYTSLHEERVFSTAPMPTLARETITTLPVEIVGEPVPVYAGKQEMHEARQAPLKQTEKQLRRTESADLPETDLFVPEVLGQIGDTYILAKNESGDLIVVDQHAAHERIMYDQLLARSSSAEAGQELIVPQPITLSKKETAALPDLLDVLAAAGYLLEPFGKDVWMVRSVPVVSSTLGDPDTIHAILDAALDGVGNTDEVLDRVLKTAACRAVVKGNTPLTIEQMQRLLRQLMATKSPYTCPHGRPTTIVLSKSRLAGMFLRT
- a CDS encoding phosphate-starvation-inducible PsiE family protein; its protein translation is MADMDMFPRTQRILVKGCSLVTIAIYVLIAALLIITAILGTIETLGLIRIALESPTQGSLTNVLQGILLIIVIATLIDMVQSYVRAGRVLIRPILIAGVTTMVRRLLVTDLTFIDIIGTTIVILGLTVAMIYLGREDRDVATFLTAKDGKNEKEESLE
- a CDS encoding DNA-directed RNA polymerase subunit B': MEKKMARVFVDGALIGKVDDAYGFTRNFRQMRRSGHVSTEVNISYKDYSNEIVINTDRGRARRPLIVVENGVPAVTPEDIEIVRSGAEDFMALVSQGKIEFIDAEEEDDLFIAVQESDLTPEHTHLEIDPSLILGIGAAHVPFPEHNASPRVTMGAGMIKQALGFAQANMKLRPDTRGHMLHYAQVPMVHTQAAELIGSDNRPQGQNFCVAIISYEGYNIEDALIFNKASVERGVGRSHFFRTYEGEERRYPGGQVDRIELPEEDVQGSHGIGSYANLDVDGIINPETVVNEKDVLIGKTSPPRFLEEPTGELIAVEKRRDTSITMRSNETGIVDTVIITESENSSRLVKVRTRDLRIPEIGDKFASRHGQKGVCGLITPQENMPFTAAGIAPDLVINPHAVPSRMTIGHMLEMIGGKAGALEGSRVNATSFRKTQVEKIFDSSFAQNRLLNDKEIGKDVKSSTLTREQVLRHQLAEAGFAHTGREVMYDGITGRRFQADIYIGVIYYQKLYHMVSTKMHARSRGPVQVLTRQPTEGRAREGGLRFGEMERDVMIGHGAAMALKERLLDESDAVKQYVCARCGMVAMYDAKQKMTRCLACGAETDIYEVEMSYAFKLLLDEMKSMGIAPRLRLEDMV
- a CDS encoding DNA-directed RNA polymerase subunit H, which gives rise to MTRLNVLLHEMVPDHQIMTDEDVKNLLTTFDITEDHLPKIYHDDPAVKACGAKPGNVIMIVRKSQTAGEATSYRLVVRRPKK